Proteins from a single region of Pseudomonas sp. BSw22131:
- a CDS encoding sigma-54-dependent transcriptional regulator — MSPRQKILIVDDEPDIRELLEITLGRMKLDTRSARNVKEAHEWLAREPFDLCLTDMRLPDGNGLELVQHIQQRHAQVPVAMITAHGSVDTAIHALKAGAFDFLTKPVDLGRLRELVSSALRLRLATPSESRLEKRLLGESPPMQALRKQISKLARSQAPIYVSGESGSGKELVARLIHEQGPRVDQPFVPVNCGAIPSDLMESEFFGHRKGSFTGAHEDKPGLFQAANGGTLFLDEVADLPLAMQVKLLRAIQEKSIRAVGGQQELVVDVRILCATHKDLSEEVAAGRFRQDLYYRLNVIELRVPSLRERREDIEDLANAVLKRLSIDSAQPPARLQPKALDALKNYRFPGNVRELENMLERAYTLCEDDQINAEDLRLAEPGNAREQSDPNLADIDNLEDYLESIERKLILQALEETRWNRTAAAQRLNLSFRSMRYRLKKLGLD, encoded by the coding sequence ATGAGCCCACGGCAAAAAATCCTGATCGTCGACGACGAGCCCGACATCCGCGAACTGCTGGAAATCACTCTAGGGCGCATGAAGCTCGACACGCGCAGTGCGCGCAATGTCAAAGAGGCGCATGAATGGCTGGCCCGTGAGCCGTTCGATTTGTGCCTCACTGACATGCGCCTACCAGATGGCAACGGCCTTGAACTGGTGCAGCACATCCAGCAGCGGCACGCGCAAGTGCCGGTGGCGATGATTACCGCACACGGCAGCGTGGACACAGCGATCCACGCGCTCAAGGCGGGTGCTTTCGACTTTCTGACCAAACCGGTAGACCTCGGTCGCCTGCGTGAGCTGGTCAGCAGCGCGCTGCGACTGCGCCTTGCAACGCCAAGTGAGAGTCGACTTGAAAAGCGGCTTCTGGGCGAGTCTCCGCCCATGCAGGCGTTGCGCAAGCAGATCAGCAAACTCGCCAGAAGTCAGGCGCCGATCTATGTCAGCGGCGAGTCGGGCAGTGGCAAAGAACTCGTCGCCAGGCTGATTCACGAACAAGGACCGCGCGTGGATCAGCCGTTTGTGCCGGTCAACTGTGGCGCAATTCCGTCGGACCTGATGGAAAGCGAGTTTTTCGGCCACCGAAAAGGCAGCTTCACAGGCGCCCATGAAGACAAACCAGGCCTGTTTCAGGCCGCGAACGGAGGAACGCTGTTTCTCGATGAGGTGGCGGATTTACCGCTGGCCATGCAGGTGAAACTGCTACGCGCCATCCAGGAGAAATCCATCCGCGCAGTAGGCGGCCAGCAAGAGCTGGTGGTGGATGTGCGCATACTCTGCGCTACGCATAAGGATCTGAGCGAAGAGGTCGCGGCCGGACGCTTCCGGCAAGATCTGTATTACCGTCTGAATGTCATCGAACTGCGCGTGCCCTCGTTGCGCGAGCGTCGGGAAGACATTGAGGACCTGGCCAACGCTGTGCTGAAACGGCTTTCTATTGATAGCGCTCAACCCCCTGCCCGCCTGCAACCCAAAGCATTGGATGCGCTGAAAAACTATCGCTTCCCCGGTAATGTGCGCGAGCTGGAAAACATGCTTGAACGGGCGTACACGCTGTGCGAAGACGATCAGATCAATGCCGAAGACTTACGCCTCGCCGAGCCCGGCAATGCCCGCGAGCAAAGCGATCCAAACCTGGCAGACATCGACAATCTGGAAGACTACCTGGAGAGCATCGAGCGCAAGCTTATCCTGCAAGCCCTCGAAGAAACGCGCTGGAACAGAACGGCGGCGGCACAGCGCCTGAACCTGTCGTTTCGGTCCATGCGGTATCGGTTGAAGAAACTGGGGCTGGACTGA
- the thiO gene encoding glycine oxidase ThiO: MSKQQVVIIGGGVIGLLTAFNLASTGIQVVLLDRSAVGQESSWAGGGIVSPLYPWRYSPAVTALAHWSQDFYPQLAQRLFAATGIDPEVHTTGLYWLDLDDEPQALAWAAQQDRPLNAVDISSVYDAVPVLGGGYRRAIHMADIANVRNPRLVKSLKAALLALPNVTLLEQSAVTGFVRDGDRILGVSTAAGEVLGDRVVLAAGAWSGELLQSLGINLPIEPVKGQMILYKCTSDFLPSMILAKGRYAIPRRDGHILIGSTLEHEGFDKTPTGNASDSLKASAVELIPALANAEVVGHWAGLRPGSPEGIPFIGQVPGFEGLWLNCGHYRNGLVLAPASCQLLTDLLTGHTPIIDPAPYAPEGRLQG; the protein is encoded by the coding sequence ATGTCCAAGCAACAGGTGGTCATCATCGGCGGCGGCGTCATTGGCCTGCTGACCGCTTTCAACCTTGCTTCAACCGGTATCCAGGTCGTTTTGCTTGATCGCTCAGCCGTCGGGCAAGAGTCTTCATGGGCGGGCGGTGGCATTGTTTCGCCGCTTTACCCGTGGCGCTACAGCCCGGCAGTCACGGCCCTGGCGCACTGGTCTCAGGATTTTTATCCACAACTGGCCCAGCGTTTATTTGCTGCCACCGGCATCGATCCAGAAGTGCACACCACGGGTTTGTACTGGCTGGACCTGGATGACGAACCGCAGGCGCTGGCGTGGGCTGCTCAGCAAGATCGTCCGCTTAATGCGGTGGATATCTCGTCGGTGTACGACGCAGTGCCTGTGCTGGGCGGCGGATATCGTCGCGCGATCCACATGGCCGACATCGCCAATGTGCGAAATCCTCGCTTGGTCAAATCGTTGAAAGCCGCGCTGCTGGCGCTGCCGAACGTGACGCTTCTTGAGCAGTCCGCGGTCACCGGGTTTGTGCGTGATGGCGACCGCATCCTCGGCGTCAGCACCGCTGCTGGAGAGGTATTGGGTGATCGTGTGGTTCTGGCGGCCGGTGCCTGGAGCGGGGAGTTGTTGCAGTCGCTGGGCATCAATCTGCCCATTGAGCCGGTCAAGGGGCAGATGATTCTGTACAAATGCACGTCGGACTTTTTACCGAGCATGATCCTCGCCAAAGGTCGCTACGCCATCCCGCGCCGTGACGGTCACATTCTTATCGGCAGTACGCTGGAACACGAAGGCTTTGACAAAACGCCTACCGGGAACGCGTCGGACAGTCTGAAAGCGTCCGCTGTGGAGCTGATTCCTGCGCTGGCGAACGCCGAAGTCGTGGGGCATTGGGCAGGTTTGCGGCCTGGCTCGCCGGAAGGCATTCCGTTCATCGGGCAAGTACCGGGTTTTGAAGGTTTGTGGCTCAACTGCGGTCATTACCGCAACGGCCTGGTCTTGGCGCCAGCGTCATGTCAGTTGCTGACGGATTTGCTGACAGGCCACACACCGATTATCGACCCCGCACCGTATGCGCCCGAGGGACGCCTTCAGGGCTGA
- a CDS encoding type IV pilin protein, translating into MRRKFSGFTLIELMIVVAIIGILAAIAYPSYTEYVRRTHRSEIAGLLSEVTQSLERFYSRNGTYADVAAAGSVPAVTLAIPAGNGFYTIAANRTNPQAFTLTATPTGTMVGDRCGSFVIDNTGARSNTGMTGNATTATCWSR; encoded by the coding sequence ATGCGTCGTAAATTTTCAGGCTTCACCCTCATCGAGCTGATGATTGTGGTGGCTATCATCGGTATCCTCGCGGCGATTGCCTACCCCAGCTACACCGAATACGTCAGGCGCACCCACCGTTCGGAAATCGCCGGACTGTTGTCCGAAGTCACTCAAAGCCTTGAGCGGTTTTATTCGCGAAACGGGACCTATGCGGATGTCGCTGCTGCGGGATCGGTACCTGCAGTGACGCTCGCTATTCCTGCGGGTAATGGTTTCTACACGATTGCTGCCAATCGTACGAATCCCCAAGCATTCACCCTTACCGCCACGCCGACTGGCACGATGGTGGGAGATAGGTGCGGCAGTTTCGTGATCGACAATACGGGAGCCCGCAGCAATACCGGTATGACGGGAAACGCAACGACGGCCACATGCTGGAGCCGGTGA
- a CDS encoding pilus assembly protein yields MPSVKSYRNEWLWFAKLWAGVFFGLYGAATAYAAFVPSDSPLLTAGSVTPNVMLLVDDSGSMNSIIWAAGFNPNATPVQVYNCSSDNDCDFINALDMDNTNYFVGNLRRGGCSSGYDGFYKVSTNSIVCLRLPDPVGNGNTRYTTAYISYLISATNLSKKDYTNDSTIPNDYRINVARNVSSALVTSNRNLRIGLATFNAPTNSNPGPGGNIARAITDLTQTTTTTSDQATKNYNDLISSISGLAAIANTPLAETYYEITRYFRGMAPYYNTVPTTYTSPIQYRCQKNYGVVITDGLPTYDRTFPANDPLGGTNIPNWDPNDDDGDNLNGDGEGDTLYLDDIAKFAYDIDMRIGGTDAASKSWDAADFTKQNLFTYTVGFTAANKMLLNAANNGKGIYYQATDSAGLNTALSAALNDITSRAGTGGGAASDSSSLSSSSVFYQTQYDPTDWRGTIKSLAIGADGTVNTASPNWTTDRQIVPGTVAASATYESWNAATSSVIPLSYNSFSLAQKTVLNSNLPSGITGSDLVEWSKGTNKTGLKTRTVLLGDVINSPLAFASPSDILASDPAADNSYTTYLDVKAASMDQNIVVNANDGLVNVINPSNGNRRYAYMPSTVLPNLHYVADTAYVNGVSHKFLADGQVSIVDVQFSSSWKTLALGGVGAGGKGFYALQLFNASGSNAVNALWDISSTTTGYANMGYAYAKPEVAQLPDGRWAAFIANGYGSTNGVASLFVVDVSNGSLIKEIPVDITGNNGLSSVRLRVNAQSVVQYAYGGDLKGQMWKFDFTTTAAPTGKVGLGGSPLFVASGGANQPITAQPIVGNNPNGGKMVYFGTGKLLEVADKTTKTTQAFYAIWDNDGTTANYRESDLVAQAINGVYSGSAGQFFTTTQNDVNYAAKKGFYLPLIYNNVATGERVIYAADLAFGRVRFTTAIVDTADLCSSSGSGRFVDLDALSGKMLSYPVLDSNGDNVINSADGTASGLLVSGGVPYLAATLNKENGNQSLILSGDPTKPLQLLELGGLLNRRIMWRQIK; encoded by the coding sequence ATGCCAAGCGTTAAGTCATATCGCAATGAGTGGCTATGGTTTGCCAAACTGTGGGCCGGGGTGTTCTTCGGGCTATACGGAGCAGCCACGGCCTATGCGGCGTTCGTCCCTTCAGACTCGCCGCTGTTGACGGCCGGTTCTGTGACACCGAACGTGATGCTGTTGGTCGACGACTCCGGGAGTATGAACAGCATTATCTGGGCCGCCGGGTTTAATCCTAATGCGACTCCGGTGCAGGTTTACAACTGCAGTTCTGACAATGACTGCGACTTCATCAATGCACTGGACATGGATAACACTAACTACTTTGTCGGCAATTTGAGGCGGGGCGGATGTTCCTCGGGGTACGACGGCTTTTACAAGGTCTCGACCAATAGTATTGTCTGTCTCCGGCTCCCGGACCCGGTTGGGAATGGCAATACCCGCTACACCACCGCTTACATCAGTTACCTGATTTCAGCGACGAACTTGTCGAAAAAGGATTACACCAACGACAGCACGATTCCCAATGATTACCGAATCAACGTAGCGCGTAACGTGTCTTCGGCGCTCGTGACCAGCAATCGAAATCTGCGTATCGGACTTGCAACCTTCAACGCACCGACCAACAGTAACCCGGGCCCGGGCGGCAACATTGCGCGCGCCATCACTGACCTTACCCAGACGACCACCACGACCTCTGATCAGGCGACAAAGAACTACAACGATTTGATCTCATCGATCTCGGGTCTGGCAGCCATTGCCAACACCCCGCTGGCGGAAACCTACTACGAGATCACCCGTTACTTTCGCGGTATGGCCCCTTACTACAACACAGTGCCGACTACGTACACCAGCCCCATCCAGTACCGCTGCCAGAAGAATTATGGTGTGGTCATCACCGACGGCTTGCCAACCTATGACCGGACGTTCCCGGCCAATGATCCATTGGGTGGCACAAACATACCTAACTGGGATCCGAACGATGATGATGGCGATAATCTGAATGGTGACGGTGAGGGCGATACGCTCTATCTCGACGACATCGCAAAGTTCGCTTACGACATTGATATGCGCATTGGAGGCACCGACGCTGCCAGCAAGAGTTGGGACGCCGCCGATTTCACCAAACAGAATCTGTTCACCTACACGGTAGGTTTCACCGCCGCCAATAAAATGCTCTTGAACGCGGCTAATAATGGTAAGGGCATTTACTATCAGGCCACCGACAGCGCTGGCTTGAACACCGCTCTATCGGCGGCACTCAATGACATTACTTCCAGGGCGGGCACCGGCGGTGGCGCGGCTTCGGACTCATCTTCGTTGTCCAGCAGCAGCGTGTTCTATCAAACCCAATATGATCCGACCGACTGGCGGGGCACGATCAAATCACTGGCGATTGGAGCAGACGGAACGGTCAACACGGCTTCCCCGAACTGGACGACAGATAGACAAATCGTCCCCGGCACCGTTGCTGCGAGCGCGACGTATGAGTCCTGGAACGCTGCCACCAGTAGCGTCATCCCCCTTTCCTACAACAGTTTTTCACTTGCGCAGAAGACCGTCCTCAACTCGAACCTCCCTTCAGGGATAACTGGCTCTGACCTGGTGGAGTGGAGCAAGGGCACAAACAAGACCGGCCTTAAAACTCGTACTGTTTTACTGGGCGATGTGATCAACTCCCCATTGGCTTTCGCCTCTCCATCGGACATCCTGGCTTCGGACCCGGCAGCCGATAACAGTTACACCACCTATCTGGACGTCAAAGCGGCGTCGATGGATCAAAACATAGTCGTCAACGCCAATGATGGTTTGGTCAATGTGATCAATCCATCAAATGGTAATAGACGGTATGCCTACATGCCATCCACTGTTCTGCCTAACCTCCACTATGTAGCGGATACCGCCTACGTGAATGGGGTGTCCCACAAGTTCCTGGCTGACGGGCAGGTGTCCATCGTCGATGTTCAGTTCTCCTCTTCCTGGAAGACCTTGGCGCTGGGTGGTGTGGGTGCGGGTGGCAAGGGTTTCTATGCTTTGCAGCTGTTTAATGCTTCTGGTTCAAACGCAGTAAATGCGCTTTGGGATATCAGCAGCACTACCACGGGCTACGCAAACATGGGGTATGCGTATGCCAAACCGGAAGTCGCCCAATTACCTGATGGTCGCTGGGCTGCATTTATCGCCAACGGCTACGGAAGCACCAATGGCGTCGCGTCGCTGTTTGTTGTCGATGTCAGTAACGGGTCGCTAATCAAGGAGATTCCCGTCGACATTACCGGTAACAATGGCCTGTCTTCGGTGAGGCTGCGGGTTAATGCGCAAAGCGTCGTCCAGTACGCTTATGGCGGAGATCTGAAAGGGCAGATGTGGAAGTTCGATTTCACTACGACCGCTGCGCCTACCGGGAAAGTTGGCTTGGGCGGCAGCCCGCTGTTCGTGGCATCAGGTGGTGCTAACCAGCCCATCACTGCGCAACCGATTGTGGGTAATAACCCAAATGGCGGCAAGATGGTGTACTTCGGTACTGGGAAATTGCTGGAAGTCGCTGACAAAACAACGAAGACGACTCAGGCTTTCTACGCTATTTGGGACAATGACGGCACGACTGCCAACTACCGTGAAAGCGATCTGGTAGCACAGGCAATCAACGGGGTTTATAGCGGCTCGGCGGGCCAGTTCTTCACTACAACCCAGAACGACGTCAACTATGCCGCCAAGAAGGGTTTCTATCTCCCGTTGATCTACAACAACGTGGCAACGGGTGAACGGGTCATCTACGCCGCAGATCTCGCCTTTGGCCGGGTGCGCTTTACCACCGCCATCGTTGATACGGCTGACCTGTGTTCCAGTTCGGGGTCTGGCCGATTTGTAGATCTGGATGCATTGAGCGGCAAAATGCTCAGTTATCCTGTTCTCGATAGTAACGGTGACAATGTAATCAACAGTGCTGATGGTACCGCCAGCGGCTTGCTGGTCAGTGGCGGCGTGCCGTATCTGGCGGCAACGCTGAATAAAGAAAACGGAAATCAGAGTCTTATTTTGAGCGGTGATCCTACCAAGCCCCTGCAACTGCTTGAGTTAGGCGGCTTGTTGAACCGACGCATCATGTGGCGCCAAATCAAGTAA
- a CDS encoding pilus assembly PilX family protein: protein MSLSGNKPRAPIKGAEKGMALIVSLIFLLLLTLIGISSMQNANLQEKMSGSVKLRNESFQYAEAAVRAGESVVQLSSYKLLVCSKCAPPPDASSVVAAGTSGVSGVTWVASSITVAGASRITGYYAVQKFATTRDPVNINLVGTDESKSWTLYRITGVGLQGNSRTVVESIYAKR from the coding sequence ATGAGCTTATCCGGGAACAAACCGAGGGCGCCGATCAAGGGCGCCGAAAAAGGGATGGCGCTGATTGTCAGCCTGATATTTCTTTTGCTGCTCACATTGATTGGCATTTCATCAATGCAGAACGCAAACCTGCAGGAAAAAATGTCGGGCAGCGTAAAACTGCGAAATGAGTCCTTTCAGTATGCGGAGGCGGCGGTGCGCGCTGGCGAGTCAGTTGTTCAATTGAGCAGCTACAAATTGCTTGTCTGCAGCAAATGCGCGCCACCACCGGATGCGAGCAGTGTGGTTGCAGCGGGAACCAGCGGCGTCTCTGGCGTTACGTGGGTGGCAAGTAGTATTACGGTTGCAGGGGCATCTCGGATCACTGGCTATTATGCCGTTCAAAAATTTGCGACAACCAGGGACCCCGTCAACATCAATCTGGTGGGTACGGATGAAAGTAAATCCTGGACGCTTTATCGAATAACCGGCGTTGGCTTGCAGGGCAACTCGCGAACCGTGGTGGAAAGTATTTATGCCAAGCGTTAA
- a CDS encoding PilW family protein, protein MKRSAQGFGLIEIMISLVLGLIVVAGILQIFISAKNTYASQNAAAVMQEDARFILTKMTQEIRMVGMFGCLDTVKDSSTNADFAAAERTPIRWDSSTKTLTLVTADVGSNGGIPTWTVLSDCKSSATAVSGVGSPTASQLAFPVRQLVYQFANGQITLGGAVIVNNVNSFSVLFGLANTTSDTVVTKYATSLAATDAVRSVRLTIELKDATGKVENQTFSVLAALRNLIN, encoded by the coding sequence ATGAAGCGCAGTGCCCAAGGGTTTGGCCTGATCGAGATCATGATCTCTCTGGTGTTGGGGCTGATTGTCGTTGCTGGCATTCTTCAGATATTTATCAGCGCAAAGAACACATACGCTTCGCAGAACGCAGCAGCGGTCATGCAAGAGGATGCTCGTTTCATTCTGACCAAGATGACTCAGGAAATACGTATGGTGGGCATGTTTGGTTGTCTGGATACCGTGAAGGACTCAAGCACTAACGCGGATTTTGCAGCTGCCGAGCGCACGCCTATCCGCTGGGACAGCTCGACAAAAACACTCACGCTGGTAACGGCGGATGTCGGAAGCAACGGCGGCATCCCGACCTGGACAGTCCTGTCCGACTGCAAGTCTTCGGCCACCGCCGTCTCCGGGGTTGGTAGTCCCACAGCCAGTCAGTTGGCTTTTCCGGTGCGCCAGCTTGTTTACCAGTTTGCAAACGGTCAGATAACGCTGGGAGGCGCTGTCATCGTCAATAACGTCAACAGTTTTTCTGTGCTGTTCGGTTTGGCGAATACGACTTCGGACACCGTCGTTACCAAGTATGCGACGAGCCTTGCCGCTACCGATGCAGTCCGCAGCGTGCGACTCACCATTGAATTGAAAGATGCGACCGGGAAAGTTGAAAACCAGACGTTCAGTGTGCTGGCTGCTTTGCGCAATCTGATTAATTAG
- the pilV gene encoding type IV pilus modification protein PilV, which translates to MRNGLCARQTGMTLIEILVSVLILAIGLLGAAALQLNALKYTDSSTLSSQASFVAYDMMDRIRANPDADYRLASLASAPSAGNLNTPKIQDLFDFSNNIKTFAGPSGDGSIAVTNRQVTVSVIWNDSRATNKAGTMQTFTVTSRVAIDAKVVTP; encoded by the coding sequence ATGCGCAACGGATTATGTGCCAGGCAAACAGGGATGACCCTGATCGAAATACTGGTCTCTGTGCTGATCCTTGCGATTGGGTTGTTGGGAGCGGCCGCGCTTCAGTTGAATGCGCTTAAATACACCGACAGCTCCACACTGAGCAGCCAGGCCAGCTTTGTCGCCTACGACATGATGGACCGTATACGCGCCAACCCCGATGCTGATTACCGTCTGGCTTCCCTGGCTTCGGCACCTTCGGCCGGCAATTTGAACACCCCGAAGATTCAGGATCTTTTCGACTTTTCCAACAACATAAAAACGTTCGCGGGCCCTTCGGGCGACGGCAGCATTGCCGTCACCAACAGGCAGGTCACTGTTTCTGTCATCTGGAATGACTCTCGTGCAACTAATAAAGCGGGCACGATGCAAACCTTTACCGTTACCAGCCGGGTTGCCATCGACGCCAAGGTGGTGACGCCATGA
- a CDS encoding GspH/FimT family pseudopilin has translation MSKRFEGFTLVELLVTITLIGILAAIAIPSFTTSILNTKADTEISDFQRVLNYARQEAINSGTTIRVTPTVAGAAWNTALKVIDPAVTPEKILRNLAAMDTGSALVLSGTPTALDFNNLGGLTTASAVTANYTRSTAIRFINICLTGRIVLGGGC, from the coding sequence ATGTCCAAGCGTTTTGAAGGTTTTACGCTGGTTGAATTATTAGTGACGATAACGTTGATAGGGATCCTGGCGGCTATCGCAATCCCAAGCTTCACGACGTCTATTCTCAACACCAAAGCCGACACAGAAATCAGCGACTTCCAGCGCGTGTTGAACTACGCACGGCAGGAAGCAATAAATAGCGGGACAACTATTCGCGTCACACCGACTGTCGCGGGTGCTGCCTGGAATACCGCTCTGAAAGTTATCGATCCCGCAGTCACACCGGAAAAAATCCTCCGTAACCTGGCGGCGATGGACACGGGTTCAGCGTTGGTGCTGAGCGGGACGCCCACGGCTCTGGACTTCAATAATCTCGGGGGCCTGACCACGGCCAGCGCTGTGACGGCCAACTACACGCGCAGCACCGCGATCCGCTTTATCAATATCTGCTTGACCGGTCGTATTGTGCTGGGTGGAGGTTGCTGA
- a CDS encoding type IV pilin protein: MVVIGVIAILAAVGYPIYTEYVKKARRAEIAALLTEEAQKLERFYSKTAQYTDFAGPPAREHQVSEGNAFYTVASQRTEQTFVLTAAPKGSLMRGDTCGSFVLENTGRRDNSGLSGDASVLGCWGR; the protein is encoded by the coding sequence ATGGTAGTGATCGGTGTGATCGCCATCCTGGCCGCCGTCGGCTATCCCATCTACACCGAGTACGTCAAAAAAGCCCGCCGCGCCGAGATCGCCGCCCTGTTGACTGAAGAAGCGCAGAAGCTGGAGCGGTTCTACTCAAAAACCGCGCAATACACCGACTTCGCCGGACCGCCTGCGCGTGAGCATCAGGTCTCGGAAGGCAACGCGTTTTATACCGTTGCGTCGCAGCGAACCGAGCAAACCTTTGTACTCACTGCCGCACCAAAAGGCTCGCTGATGCGCGGGGATACGTGCGGAAGTTTCGTGCTTGAAAACACGGGCAGACGAGATAACTCAGGACTGTCGGGGGATGCCAGCGTTTTGGGGTGTTGGGGGCGGTGA